GCTCATTGTCCGTTGCTTCAAATAGCGATGCCCGCGCGGCATCCTAGCGGCAAGAAGATTAGCGCAAGGTTACGCGGAAATGAGCCAGGCGGCCATCCCAACGCCGATGGCGCAAGACGCTTGCCGCTCCGAGAGAACGGGAGAACGTCTTTTTGCTTCTTTTTCTTCAGAAAAAGAAGCACTTCTCTACGTACACTCCGCGCCAAACGCCGCCACCAGCCATTCCCAGGCCGCGGCCTCGGCCGGGCCGGCGGTTTTGGCAACCGGGATCGCGAGGCGGCGCATTTCGTCCGCGATCGTCTCCGGCGGCAGGAGATGGCGGCGGCTGAGCAGGATCGCGGCCTCGATGACGGCGGCTTGCGCGCGATTAAAACCCCGGAACGGCGCGTGGCTCGCCTCGAACACGGTCTCGCAATGAAAGCGCGGCCGGTTTTCGTCCTCCTCGATCGCGACCACCCGCAACTCGGCGTGGGCCAGCGCGGCGGCGAGGCGCGGCGGGCGAAGGTGTACCGCGGCAAGCAGCGGAAAATCCCGCCGGCCGGTGAGGCAGCCCGCGAAAATCCGCACGTCATCGACGTAATTCGCGACCAGTTCGGGCACCGCGCGGAGATTGGCGAGCGTCGTCGAGGGATGAAAAGGGGCGGCGATCCAGCCT
This portion of the Acidibrevibacterium fodinaquatile genome encodes:
- a CDS encoding DUF447 domain-containing protein, which translates into the protein MPLIREIIATTIGADGTPHLAPLGLIAEGEGWIAAPFHPSTTLANLRAVPELVANYVDDVRIFAGCLTGRRDFPLLAAVHLRPPRLAAALAHAELRVVAIEEDENRPRFHCETVFEASHAPFRGFNRAQAAVIEAAILLSRRHLLPPETIADEMRRLAIPVAKTAGPAEAAAWEWLVAAFGAECT